Below is a window of Humulus lupulus chromosome 2, drHumLupu1.1, whole genome shotgun sequence DNA.
AAACGCAATGCACTCAAATCTGCTGGTGGGGTGGATAATGTACTGACGAAGCCACTTAGATTAAGTGTTTTAATTGCTTGCTTGCAAGATGCCCTTGCAAATGGTAAGAAGAGGCTCATGAACCAAAAGAAATCATTACCTCTTGGAACATTACTTAAAGAAAGGAAAATTTTGGTGGTGGATGACAACATGGTGAATAGAAGAGTAGCGGAAGGTGCTCTAAAAAAATACGGAGCTATTGTTACCTGCGTGGATAGTGGGAAGGCTGCTTTAGAAAAGCTTGAGCCACCTCACAGCTTTGATGCCTGCTTCATGGATCTCCAAATGCCAGAAATGGATGGGTAATCAATCTGTATGCTGATTTGATATAGAGTCTTTGCACACGAATGATCTTATGTAAACATGAAAAATAAGAGTTAGGGCCCAGAATATATGAAGGGCCTCATATCATTTATTAACATTCTAATGGTTCTATTAATTACACAGATTTACAGCAACTCGGACAATTCGCCTCAAGGAAAGCGAGGTAAATGAGAAAATAGCATCTGGAGAAGCATCAAGTGAGATGTTCGGAAATGTGGCTCATTGGCACACTCCCATCTTGGCTATGACTGCTGATGTATTTCAGGCTTCTAATGAAGAGTGTATGAAGTGTGGAATGGATGGTTATGTGTCAAAGCCGTTTGAAGAAGAGCAGCTTTACAAAGCAGTGGCACACTTCTTTAAGTCTGGTTGATAGAGAGTAAAGAGTGAAAATAACATTAATTTGTTTGTCCATTCCATTGTGGTCCTGCCAAGCGGTTGATCTATGCAACACTATACTTGGTTCGAGCAGTTGGAGCTTATATCTCTGCAACTAAGTAGGCTAACTGCAATGAGCTGTAGGACGGCCTACCCCTGCCATACCTTCTTGTTTTGCCCACTATGGTAACTACTACTCATCGTTACTGTCTTTGGCTTAGTTGATATTGTTTTATATGTTTACATGCAGTTGGGCTCAAACCATCTCAATTCTTCATCATCtttctctctcgctctctcttgTTCTCGTCAAAGCCTGGCATCTCTTAAACTCATTTGGACTGGGATGTTTTCAATTTTCAGGAAATTGTGTTTGTTATGACCAATCAAATTCAAGTGTGCTCAGAGTTATGGCTGAGGTCCATCGAAGACTTGGCCACTTGGCTTTCATCCCTTCTACATTGTCATGGTGGCTGTTGAGGGAAGTTAGAGAAGTGGCTTCTTCTGTACATAATTCACAATTTTTTTGGTTACTTAACTGTAAATGGTGCCCTGTTACACTTTTTCTCTGATTGTCCCCCTCCATAGGAACTGGCAGTAAAGTATAATGCCAGAAGTATCCATTTTTTGAACTCTACTCAAAATAATCATCTTTATCTTTCTCAGGATTAGTACTAGAATGCCAAGTGAGATTCTTGGAGGGTGAGAGATTGAGAGTTTCCATTTTGCTAAAGGAGTTCATTGTGGCTGTTTTGACATTATACTATCCACTCAATGCAATGAGCCATTGTGTCGTATTTCTGTGTAGTGTATCATATGTAATCTGGTATTACTATAGTGAATACTTGTATACTTTCTGAGTTGAGTTGAGATTGTCATGAACTGGTCTTCAGCTTTTTTTTATTGCTCATTTTTCAACTATCGTCAAATTAACTACCCTGATTTTACAAAAAGCAGAGGTCAACgtaaaatagtaaaataaacgaCCTTAGTTGTTTTCCTTGTATGGATTAATGTAATTGATACATAATATTGTTTTAAATGTTGGTACCATATCCTTATGTTTGTTGGCCTAAGTGGAAGTGGAACCCATTAACATTGTCAGAATATACATGTGCCATACGCGTAGGATCACATCTCATAAGATGGCATtttcattgattttttttaaaaaaaaaaaaaaaaaaaaactgaaaaagagatataaataaagaaaagaaaataaaaaaacattgAGAAAGGAGCCCTTTCGCGAGATTGTCACACATAAAAATATAGTATATATTTGCAAGTGCCAAGTTGGATATATAGGTCATCCATTTGCTGaattttgtttctttctttttcttcctctctctctctctctcggtcaAGATGCCAAATTATCTGCTAAGGATATTGCTTGCTCTGTTCTTTATCTCAATAGTTGCACAGAAATCAGGTAAAGAAGAATGATAATGATAATGTGATATTGTATAAATGTGCATTAGGAATGAGTTACAATGTTTGGTGTTTTGAAGTGCAGAAGGGGAATTTGAGCAATGGTGCATAGCAGATGAGCAGACCCCAGATGATGAGTTGCAGGCAGCCATAGATTGGGCATGTGGGAAAGGAGGAGGTGACTGCAGTGAGATTCAGATGACCAAATCTTGTTATTTACCAAATACTCTCAAGGACCATGCTTCTTATGCCTTCAACAGTTACTTCCAGAGATTCAAAAACAAAGGAGCCACTTGTTACTTCAGGGGAGCTGCCCTTATTACCGAGCTAGATCCCAGTAAGCTTATTATATTATTCATATaacttaattttataaatttaaacaGCGTTGCTTCCCATTCACATGGTTGGTTATTGGTAGTATTGGCTCCTAATTTGTCATCAATATATCCATATTCCATGTGGGGTGTTAGGCTTTGATGGTGCCGTGAATGTAGGcaattaaatgtttttttttttaaaatttttaattttatttttttaatagaaattAGCGAGGAATAAAATGAGAGGCATAAATCATGTGGAATCAGGAATCTACTTAGAAACATCTGATGCTTAGCTAGAACTTTAGCATCATAGTAGCCTAGTCATAAAGGGTGTAGCATATGACTAGGGGTATAAATTCCATCATCATCATTGTTATTCTTTTAGTCTTGAGGAT
It encodes the following:
- the LOC133818386 gene encoding glucan endo-1,3-beta-glucosidase 4, with translation MPNYLLRILLALFFISIVAQKSEGEFEQWCIADEQTPDDELQAAIDWACGKGGGDCSEIQMTKSCYLPNTLKDHASYAFNSYFQRFKNKGATCYFRGAALITELDPSYKGCHYEFLP